Proteins found in one Deinococcus sp. YIM 134068 genomic segment:
- a CDS encoding S8 family peptidase, producing the protein MKLKTRPLSYMTLALATLAITACGNTPTAQVPGVTVSQERQLATVSIGASVTRDALLAALPAAQILSFDTAAGYAILSVPGESGKLRPASLNSQALRALDASVTTVEADVELAAPSDPVAEGLGVTAWAGGVTAWAGGVTAWAGGVSAWASGFGFNATDLYNLHVFRNVINLPTGQQLAPELGAGVKVAVIDTGVDLAHPLLREQINTAADWDFVGGDATPQEELPAAGLGKYGHGTAVAGVIAQVAPRAEILAYRVLAPDGSSPVSRVVLAVDKAVSSGAKIINLSLGSMEDSTALNTVVAGALAKGILVVNSSGNDGIENMVYPARKLGTGSFTANSGLIAVGSVALGYMKSSFTSYGTGMSLTAHGENVVTSYPGSRLIKATGTSFAAPAVSGALALAVSAGTTNVSTLVADLRATTTPNADPIFRSKLGTGSLNIGAFMDRYR; encoded by the coding sequence ATGAAGCTCAAAACCCGCCCTCTCTCCTACATGACGCTCGCTCTGGCGACCCTGGCGATCACGGCCTGCGGCAACACGCCCACGGCGCAGGTGCCCGGGGTGACGGTCAGCCAGGAGCGCCAGCTCGCCACCGTCAGCATCGGTGCCTCGGTGACACGCGACGCCCTCCTGGCCGCGCTGCCCGCCGCGCAGATTCTGAGCTTCGACACCGCCGCCGGGTACGCCATCCTCTCGGTGCCCGGCGAGAGCGGCAAGCTCCGGCCCGCCAGCCTGAACAGTCAGGCCCTCCGGGCACTGGACGCTTCGGTGACGACGGTGGAGGCCGACGTGGAACTCGCCGCACCGTCTGACCCCGTGGCGGAGGGACTGGGTGTTACTGCTTGGGCTGGTGGAGTTACTGCTTGGGCTGGCGGAGTTACGGCCTGGGCTGGCGGCGTCTCCGCCTGGGCCAGTGGATTTGGGTTCAACGCCACCGACCTGTACAACCTGCACGTCTTCAGAAACGTTATCAATCTGCCCACCGGGCAGCAGCTCGCCCCCGAGCTGGGCGCGGGCGTGAAGGTCGCCGTCATCGACACGGGTGTGGACCTGGCGCACCCCCTGCTGCGTGAGCAGATCAACACCGCCGCCGACTGGGACTTTGTGGGCGGGGACGCGACGCCGCAGGAAGAGCTGCCCGCCGCCGGACTCGGGAAGTACGGCCACGGCACGGCGGTGGCGGGCGTCATCGCGCAGGTGGCCCCCAGGGCCGAGATTCTGGCCTACCGCGTGCTGGCTCCCGACGGCAGTAGCCCGGTGTCGCGCGTGGTGCTGGCGGTGGACAAGGCCGTCAGCAGCGGCGCGAAGATCATCAACCTGTCGCTGGGCAGCATGGAGGACTCCACCGCGCTGAACACGGTCGTCGCCGGGGCGCTCGCCAAAGGTATTCTGGTCGTCAACTCCAGCGGTAACGACGGCATCGAGAACATGGTCTACCCCGCCCGGAAGCTGGGCACCGGCTCCTTCACGGCGAACAGCGGCCTGATCGCCGTGGGCAGCGTGGCTCTCGGTTACATGAAGTCCAGCTTCACGAGCTACGGCACGGGCATGAGCCTGACGGCCCACGGCGAGAACGTCGTCACCAGCTACCCCGGCAGCCGGTTGATCAAGGCGACGGGCACCTCCTTCGCCGCCCCGGCGGTCTCGGGGGCGCTGGCGCTCGCCGTCTCCGCCGGAACCACGAACGTCTCCACGCTCGTCGCGGACCTGCGCGCCACCACCACGCCGAACGCGGACCCCATCTTCCGCTCCAAGCTCGGCACCGGATCGCTCAACATCGGTGCCTTCATGGACCGCTACCGCTAA